CGCCGGGTGCTCGACTCGGAAGGCCGAACCATCGGGCGCCTCGTCGACCTGGTCATCGGCTGCGGACCCAGCCCGTGCGTCTCCCGCCTCCGGGTGCGCACGCCGAAAGGCCTGCACCACATCCACTGGGACCATGTCAAGGCCAGCGATCCCCTGACCATCGACCCGGAGCGGCTGGTGCCCGTGGCCGGCGGTCCCGAGCTTAGGCCGGACGAGCTTCTCCTGTCCGGTGACATCCTCGACAAGCAGATCGTTGACACGCAGGGCTTCAAGGTCCGGCGGGTGAACGATGTGCGGCTCGAGAAGGCCGGCAAGCGGATGGTCGTAGTCGCCGTCGACATCGGTCTGAAGGGCTTCGCCAGGCGGGTCGGCGGCCTCGGGCTCCTCCGCCTGATCGACCTGATCAGAGGGCGACCATGGGTTGACACCGAGATCCCCTGGACCTTCGTCCAGCCCCTGGGTGGTTCTGAGAGTTCTCTCCGGCTCACCCGGCCCTGGCCCGAACTGGCCAAGCTCCACCCGGCGGACCTAGCCGACATCGTCGACGACCTCGACCGCCACGAGCAGATGGCCCTCTTCCGCCACCTCGACAACGATCAGGCGGCCGAGACCCTGACCAACGTGGAGGACGGGGAGGTCCAGGAGAAGATCCTTGACGACCTGGGCCCCGAGCGGGCCTCCGACATCATGGAGGAGATGCCCCCGGACGATGCCGCCGACCTCCTCGGCGACCTGCCTAAGTACAAGGCGGACAAG
This genomic window from Bacillota bacterium contains:
- a CDS encoding CBS domain-containing protein encodes the protein MPDTAHASEFMGRRVLDSEGRTIGRLVDLVIGCGPSPCVSRLRVRTPKGLHHIHWDHVKASDPLTIDPERLVPVAGGPELRPDELLLSGDILDKQIVDTQGFKVRRVNDVRLEKAGKRMVVVAVDIGLKGFARRVGGLGLLRLIDLIRGRPWVDTEIPWTFVQPLGGSESSLRLTRPWPELAKLHPADLADIVDDLDRHEQMALFRHLDNDQAAETLTNVEDGEVQEKILDDLGPERASDIMEEMPPDDAADLLGDLPKYKADKILGGMEKDEAAEVKELLGYPEETAGGLMTTEYIALPSRLTCGETIELLRQQSPGAELIYYLYVVDGDESLLGVLTLRDLIVSPPETVISAVMKSPAISVNVADHQSEVVEVMAKYDFLAVPVVKDDGTLVGVVTADDIMDVALEAPRPLRRWRR